The Syntrophobacterales bacterium genome contains the following window.
AGATAGAGCCGACATAAAAGATAAGTATTTAGAGATTGTCCAGATGGGTGACATCTACAAAGGAATATCGGAAGGTATTGATAAGGATGGGGCCATTCTCATTAATGAAGGGGGAACTGTGAGAAAAATTATTGCGGGAGACGTAAATTATTAGCTTATGTTACTTGTTATAGATATTGGAAATACAAATATTGTTTTTGGCGTATACAACGACGATACCTTGGTCAACCATTGGAGACTCAGCGCCTCCATCCAGAAGACAGTCGATGAGAATGCGATCCTGTTGAACAGTCTCCTCGGTTTTGAGAAGATAAACCTTGTTGATATAGACAGCGCGATTATATCGTGCGTGGTCCCGCCCATGTTGATACCTTTCGAAATCATTTGCCGTAAATATGTAGGAATCAGACCTCTCGTGGTAGAGCCCGGAATCAAGACGGGCATGCCCATATTATATGAGAACCCCCAGGAAGTAGGCGCGGACAGGATTGTTAATGCTGTAGCAGGCTACGAAAAGTACAAGAAATCACTCATAATAGTCGATTTTGGAACAGCAACCACCTTTGATTATGTAACCGCAAGAGGTGAGTACGCAGGAGGAGCGATTGCACCGGGGATCATGATATCATTGGGTGCCCTGTTTGAAAGCGCCTCAAAACTTCCTAGGGTTGAGCTGATAAAACCAAAAAGCCTCATAGGGAGGAACACCGTACATGCCATGCAGTCGGGAATCATTTACGGCTATGTTGGCCTAGTTGATGGAATAGTAAACAAGATGAAAGAAGAGGTCAGGACAAACCCGTATGTTATAGCCACCGGGGGGTTGTCGAGTTTCATCTTTAAGGAATCTCAGACGGTAGATGAAGTAGATGAGATGCTCACTCTTAGGGGATTAAAAATACTCTACCAGAAAAACAAGGACCATCATAAATTCAAATAGCTAGACCGTCCTTTTGGAAAAATGGGCACACCAGAGGGTGTGCGCTTCTTTTTGCTGATTTTTAGAACAAAATTACTATCTGACGATAGAGCCAGTCTTGCTGGTGCGCTTGAATTGGGAAGTATCTCCAACTAACCGTAGGCGGTATAGATGTCTTGTTAGGATTGCCCAATAATGATTTTTAAGGTTTTCTATCGTCTGGAATAGAAAACCCGAGCATTCCATTTCTGTACCCCCC
Protein-coding sequences here:
- a CDS encoding type III pantothenate kinase, giving the protein MLLVIDIGNTNIVFGVYNDDTLVNHWRLSASIQKTVDENAILLNSLLGFEKINLVDIDSAIISCVVPPMLIPFEIICRKYVGIRPLVVEPGIKTGMPILYENPQEVGADRIVNAVAGYEKYKKSLIIVDFGTATTFDYVTARGEYAGGAIAPGIMISLGALFESASKLPRVELIKPKSLIGRNTVHAMQSGIIYGYVGLVDGIVNKMKEEVRTNPYVIATGGLSSFIFKESQTVDEVDEMLTLRGLKILYQKNKDHHKFK